Proteins encoded within one genomic window of Nordella sp. HKS 07:
- the hflK gene encoding FtsH protease activity modulator HflK — MPWNKDGGGGGNKGPWGQGPWGQGPGGPSGGNRGPTPPDLDELIRKGQDSLKNILPGGAGGRGTWVIFVLALLALVAFNSVYQVQADERGVVLRLGSYTRTVNPGLHFAIWPVETLETVQVESERQTSIGAVANEGLMLAGDQNLVDIRFTVLWKIKNPEEYLFNVSDQEKLVRVVAESAMREIVGRTPAEEVRTTGRLAAQDQVMGISQTTLDSYGAGILITGLKLEKADPPAEVLDAFEEVQRAEQDLARSINEADQYANQRRRLVEGEAAKLVEDAKGYKARVTLEAQGEAQRFLSVYEEYAKAQDVTRKRMFLETMEGILSKSNKVIIEGDGQGVVPYLPLPEIQKRQNSTTTPAQGASQ; from the coding sequence ATGCCGTGGAACAAGGATGGCGGTGGCGGGGGCAATAAAGGCCCTTGGGGACAAGGTCCCTGGGGACAGGGGCCTGGAGGCCCCTCCGGCGGTAATCGCGGCCCCACGCCACCTGACCTCGACGAGCTGATCCGCAAGGGTCAGGACAGTCTCAAGAACATCCTGCCCGGTGGCGCCGGTGGGCGCGGCACCTGGGTGATCTTCGTTCTCGCCCTTCTGGCGCTCGTCGCCTTCAACAGCGTCTATCAGGTACAGGCGGATGAACGCGGCGTTGTGCTCCGGCTCGGCAGCTATACCCGCACCGTCAATCCGGGCCTCCATTTCGCCATCTGGCCGGTCGAGACGCTCGAAACCGTACAGGTCGAATCCGAACGCCAGACCTCGATCGGCGCCGTCGCCAATGAAGGGCTGATGCTGGCCGGCGATCAGAACCTGGTCGATATCCGCTTCACGGTTCTGTGGAAGATCAAGAATCCGGAAGAATATCTCTTCAATGTGAGCGACCAGGAGAAGCTGGTGAGAGTCGTGGCCGAGAGCGCCATGCGCGAAATCGTCGGCCGCACGCCGGCCGAGGAAGTGCGCACCACCGGCCGTCTCGCCGCCCAGGACCAGGTCATGGGCATCAGCCAGACCACGCTCGACAGCTATGGCGCCGGCATTCTCATCACCGGCCTCAAGCTCGAAAAGGCCGACCCGCCGGCGGAAGTGCTCGACGCTTTTGAAGAAGTGCAGCGCGCCGAGCAGGATCTCGCCCGCTCTATCAACGAAGCTGACCAATACGCCAATCAGCGCCGTCGCCTCGTCGAAGGTGAAGCCGCCAAGCTGGTCGAGGACGCCAAGGGTTACAAGGCCCGTGTGACGCTCGAAGCCCAGGGTGAAGCGCAGCGCTTCCTCAGCGTTTATGAAGAGTATGCCAAGGCGCAGGACGTGACGCGCAAGCGCATGTTCCTCGAAACGATGGAGGGCATCCTCTCCAAATCGAACAAGGTGATCATCGAAGGCGACGGTCAGGGCGTGGTTCCCTATCTGCCGCTGCCGGAAATCCAGAAACGCCAAAACAGCACGACGACGCCGGCGCAAGGAGCGAGCCAATGA